The following are from one region of the Stigmatella ashevillena genome:
- a CDS encoding phosphoglycerate kinase → MSVIKMVDLDLAGKRVLIRADLNVPVKDGRVASDARIRATLPTIDAALKQGAKVMVTSHLGRPTEGEYNEEFSLKPVADSLREKLSGHQVRLEKNYLGGVEVGTGELVVLENVRFNKGEKKDSEELSKKYAALCDVFVMDAFGTAHRAEASTHGVGKFAPVACAGRLLCAELDALGKALANPARPMVAVVGGSKVSTKFNLLGKLMEISDSMIVGGGIANTFISALGYKVGKSLYESDLVPDAKKLLEKYKDKIVVQSDAYVSTEFSDTAAETLKSVREIKDNELILDMGNESAERVAMILKHAKTILWNGPVGVFEFPNFRTGTKLVAQAIAESKAFSIAGGGDTLAAIDMFRIANKISYISTGGGAFLEFVEGRILPAVAMLEERGRK, encoded by the coding sequence ATGAGTGTCATCAAGATGGTTGATCTGGATCTGGCGGGCAAGCGCGTCCTCATTCGCGCGGACTTGAATGTGCCGGTCAAGGATGGCCGCGTGGCGTCCGATGCCCGCATCCGCGCGACGCTGCCCACCATCGACGCGGCGCTCAAGCAGGGTGCCAAGGTGATGGTCACCTCCCACCTGGGCCGTCCGACCGAGGGCGAGTACAACGAGGAGTTCTCTCTCAAGCCCGTGGCGGACTCCCTCCGGGAGAAGTTGTCCGGCCACCAGGTGCGTCTGGAGAAGAACTACCTGGGCGGCGTCGAGGTGGGGACGGGCGAACTGGTGGTGTTGGAGAACGTGCGCTTCAACAAGGGCGAGAAGAAGGACAGCGAGGAGCTGTCCAAGAAGTACGCGGCGCTCTGTGATGTCTTCGTGATGGATGCCTTCGGGACGGCGCACCGCGCGGAGGCTTCCACCCACGGCGTGGGCAAGTTCGCGCCCGTGGCCTGCGCGGGTCGCTTGCTGTGCGCCGAGTTGGATGCCCTAGGCAAGGCGCTGGCGAACCCCGCGCGCCCGATGGTCGCCGTCGTGGGCGGCTCCAAGGTGTCCACCAAGTTCAACTTGCTCGGCAAGCTGATGGAGATCTCCGACTCGATGATCGTGGGTGGCGGCATCGCCAACACCTTCATCTCCGCCCTCGGTTACAAGGTGGGCAAGAGCCTGTACGAGTCGGACTTAGTCCCCGATGCGAAGAAGCTCCTGGAGAAATACAAGGACAAGATCGTGGTTCAGTCCGATGCGTACGTGAGCACGGAGTTCTCCGATACCGCCGCCGAGACGCTGAAGTCCGTGCGGGAGATCAAGGACAACGAGCTGATTCTGGACATGGGCAACGAGTCCGCCGAGAGGGTGGCGATGATCCTCAAGCATGCGAAGACGATCCTCTGGAATGGCCCGGTGGGCGTGTTCGAGTTTCCCAACTTCCGCACGGGCACGAAGCTCGTGGCCCAGGCCATCGCCGAGAGCAAGGCGTTCTCCATCGCGGGGGGCGGTGACACGCTGGCGGCCATCGACATGTTCCGCATCGCGAACAAGATCTCCTATATCTCCACAGGCGGCGGCGCGTTCCTGGAGTTCGTGGAGGGCAGGATCCTGCCCGCGGTGGCGATGCTGGAAGAGCGCGGCAGGAAGTAG
- a CDS encoding DNRLRE domain-containing protein, producing the protein MNHFAVSRGYPPSLSTLLALAVVGCGAAPATEQPSPEGGAPVSTQVAAVQTGTVTLLPVADAYVTPDAPGSNFGLNTAWLVNRQYAEAYLKFDLSSLPSNAIITSVTFSALAYDGYAYGGDGNVYTSFVADDSWSETGITWNNRPAPSGTPSGEWFLWYNLTPEDKLGVNANPALIPVVQGELDGDKQLSFRLHSPGYKTRYRSREYSNANQRPKLVIQYELGDVVTVLEPEADARVSGSFWEHASNFGGSHELGIYYGWPETSFLRFNLGSIPPGAVIQSVKFSATATRGASPGGDGNTYTYLVPDNSWGEYSLTFDNQPALSGAPLGAWFLWFPGNASEPNEKVGVNDSPDLIPAVQGASDAIDRRISLRIFSPGYISYYHSREVEDASKRPHLEVTYTP; encoded by the coding sequence TTGAACCATTTCGCAGTATCCAGGGGATATCCCCCTTCGCTGTCGACCCTGCTGGCGCTGGCGGTCGTGGGGTGCGGCGCGGCTCCCGCGACAGAGCAACCCTCACCGGAAGGCGGCGCTCCTGTTTCGACACAGGTCGCGGCGGTGCAAACCGGCACCGTGACGCTCTTGCCCGTGGCGGATGCATACGTTACTCCCGACGCTCCGGGCTCGAACTTCGGGCTCAACACGGCGTGGCTCGTGAATCGTCAGTACGCCGAGGCCTACCTCAAGTTCGACCTGAGCAGCCTTCCTTCGAACGCGATCATCACATCCGTCACCTTCTCGGCGTTGGCCTACGACGGCTACGCCTACGGCGGGGATGGCAATGTCTACACGAGCTTCGTCGCTGACGATTCGTGGTCGGAGACAGGCATCACCTGGAACAACCGGCCCGCGCCCTCGGGCACCCCGTCGGGCGAGTGGTTCCTCTGGTACAACCTCACGCCCGAGGACAAGCTGGGCGTCAACGCCAACCCGGCGCTCATCCCCGTCGTGCAGGGTGAGTTGGATGGCGACAAGCAGTTGAGCTTCCGGCTGCACTCACCGGGCTACAAGACGCGCTACCGCTCGCGGGAGTACTCCAATGCCAACCAGCGTCCGAAGCTCGTCATCCAATACGAGCTGGGTGACGTCGTCACGGTTCTTGAGCCAGAGGCGGACGCCCGGGTCAGCGGGAGTTTCTGGGAGCACGCCTCCAACTTCGGCGGTTCGCACGAGCTGGGCATCTACTACGGGTGGCCCGAGACTTCGTTCCTGCGCTTCAACCTGGGGAGCATCCCCCCGGGCGCGGTCATCCAGTCCGTGAAGTTCTCCGCCACCGCGACGCGAGGTGCGTCTCCCGGTGGTGACGGAAACACCTACACGTACCTCGTGCCCGACAATTCCTGGGGTGAATACAGCCTGACCTTCGACAACCAGCCGGCCCTCTCCGGGGCGCCGCTGGGCGCGTGGTTCCTCTGGTTCCCTGGCAATGCCAGCGAGCCGAACGAGAAGGTGGGCGTCAATGACAGTCCGGACCTGATCCCCGCGGTGCAGGGGGCCTCGGATGCCATCGACCGGCGCATCTCCTTGCGGATTTTCAGCCCCGGGTACATCAGCTACTACCACTCACGCGAGGTCGAGGACGCATCCAAGCGCCCGCATCTCGAAGTGACGTACACGCCGTGA
- a CDS encoding ABC transporter ATP-binding protein, with the protein MRPPASESSALPLKTRLKNVGSLFKQLPGTFHLFWRASPALAVLLGALTLVGAVLPAAIAYVGKLIVDGVVAAQKGDAGLQLEVMKWVGVEFGLMLGSTLVDRSLALTRELLRANLGNLLNERILQKALQLELRHFEDSDTYDKMQNARREANSRPLSLVMQAFSIARNTVTLSTYAVLLVSLSPWSVGVLVLASIPAFVAEARLAAAGFRLYSWRAPEGRKLNYLEWVLTRDNHVKEVKLFGLGPLVLGRYRTLFQKFFREDRALALRRMGWGLGLGVLSLGAFYGCYAFVAGRAASGGITVGDMVLYLSVFRQGQSAFQGILTSIGSMYEDALFMTNLFAYLDIPTGAEVPRVLPAKSPPRGRANAIELKDVSFRYPGKEAWALRGVNLTLRPGQKLALVGENGAGKSTLVKLLLRLYEPTEGRILYGGVDLRDMEAEDLRSRFGAVFQDFVRYQFNVAENIGLGHVEALEDRGRIVRAADLGGASPVISALPQQYDTMLGGWFEKGQELSAGQWQKLAVARAFMREDAEVLILDEPTASIDAEAEHALFERFQALAADRIAIVISHRFSTVRMADQIAVLHNGQVEELGSHEALIAKDGRYAHLFHLQARGYRD; encoded by the coding sequence GTGCGTCCCCCGGCTTCTGAGTCCTCCGCGCTTCCCCTCAAGACCCGCCTGAAGAACGTGGGCAGTCTCTTCAAACAATTACCGGGTACCTTTCATCTCTTCTGGCGGGCCAGTCCGGCGCTGGCGGTGCTGCTGGGAGCGCTGACGCTGGTGGGAGCGGTGCTGCCGGCGGCCATCGCCTACGTGGGCAAGCTCATCGTGGATGGGGTGGTGGCGGCGCAGAAGGGCGATGCAGGGCTGCAACTGGAGGTGATGAAGTGGGTGGGGGTGGAGTTCGGGCTGATGCTGGGCTCGACGCTGGTGGACCGGAGCCTGGCGCTCACGCGCGAGCTGCTGCGGGCCAACCTGGGCAACCTGCTCAATGAGCGCATCCTCCAGAAGGCCCTGCAACTGGAGCTGCGGCACTTCGAGGACTCGGACACCTACGACAAGATGCAGAACGCGCGGCGCGAGGCGAACAGCCGGCCGCTGTCGCTGGTGATGCAGGCGTTCTCCATCGCGCGCAACACGGTGACGCTGTCCACGTATGCGGTGCTGCTGGTGTCGCTGTCTCCGTGGAGCGTGGGGGTGCTGGTGTTGGCGTCCATTCCGGCCTTCGTCGCCGAGGCGCGGCTGGCGGCGGCGGGGTTCCGGTTGTACTCGTGGCGGGCGCCGGAGGGGCGCAAGCTCAACTACCTGGAGTGGGTGCTCACGCGGGACAACCACGTGAAGGAGGTGAAGCTGTTCGGGCTGGGGCCGCTGGTGCTGGGGCGCTACCGGACGCTGTTCCAGAAGTTCTTCCGGGAGGACCGGGCGCTGGCGTTGCGGCGGATGGGGTGGGGGTTGGGGCTGGGGGTGCTGTCGCTGGGGGCGTTCTACGGTTGCTATGCCTTCGTGGCGGGGCGGGCGGCGAGCGGAGGCATCACCGTGGGAGACATGGTGCTGTACCTCTCGGTGTTCCGGCAGGGGCAGTCGGCGTTCCAGGGCATCCTGACGAGCATCGGCTCCATGTATGAGGACGCGCTCTTCATGACCAACCTGTTCGCGTACCTGGACATCCCCACGGGGGCGGAGGTGCCGCGGGTGCTCCCGGCGAAGTCCCCGCCGAGGGGGCGCGCCAACGCCATCGAGCTGAAGGACGTGTCGTTCCGCTACCCGGGCAAGGAGGCGTGGGCGCTGCGCGGGGTGAACCTGACGCTGCGGCCGGGGCAGAAGCTGGCGCTGGTGGGAGAGAACGGGGCGGGGAAGAGCACTCTGGTGAAGCTGCTGCTCCGCCTGTACGAGCCGACGGAGGGGCGCATCCTGTATGGGGGCGTGGACCTCCGGGACATGGAGGCAGAGGACCTGAGGAGCCGGTTCGGGGCGGTGTTCCAGGACTTCGTGCGCTACCAGTTCAACGTGGCGGAGAACATCGGCCTGGGGCACGTGGAGGCGCTGGAGGACCGGGGACGGATCGTCCGGGCGGCGGACCTGGGCGGGGCAAGCCCGGTGATTTCCGCGCTGCCGCAGCAGTACGACACGATGCTGGGCGGGTGGTTCGAGAAGGGGCAGGAGCTGAGCGCGGGGCAGTGGCAGAAGCTGGCGGTGGCGCGGGCGTTCATGCGGGAGGACGCGGAGGTGCTCATCCTGGACGAGCCGACGGCGAGCATCGACGCGGAGGCGGAGCACGCGCTGTTCGAGCGGTTCCAGGCGCTGGCGGCGGACCGGATCGCCATCGTGATTTCACACCGGTTCTCGACGGTGCGGATGGCGGACCAGATCGCCGTGCTGCACAACGGCCAGGTGGAAGAGCTGGGCAGCCATGAGGCGCTGATAGCGAAGGACGGGCGGTACGCGCACCTGTTCCACCTCCAGGCCCGCGGCTACCGGGACTGA
- a CDS encoding CsbD family protein produces MGEWNDKLKGKIKETAGVATGDRKLEAEGKADTFKGHVKEKIEDAKRVIKDAVDPDRRSDQPKP; encoded by the coding sequence ATGGGTGAGTGGAACGACAAGCTGAAGGGCAAGATCAAGGAGACGGCGGGCGTGGCGACCGGTGACCGGAAGCTGGAGGCCGAAGGGAAGGCCGACACCTTCAAGGGCCACGTGAAGGAGAAGATCGAAGACGCCAAGCGCGTCATCAAGGATGCGGTGGACCCGGATCGCCGTTCGGATCAACCCAAGCCGTAG
- a CDS encoding helix-turn-helix domain-containing protein, whose translation MKGEVTMPPEEGPQVPEFLTDEAAALLRVNRKTLYESIRLGQVPGIVRIGKSLRIRRAALLEFSPGKGRDPALRGHNER comes from the coding sequence ATGAAGGGCGAGGTCACCATGCCCCCGGAGGAAGGCCCCCAGGTGCCCGAGTTCCTCACCGACGAAGCCGCGGCTCTTCTGCGCGTGAACCGGAAAACGCTCTATGAGTCGATTCGGCTCGGACAGGTGCCGGGGATCGTCCGCATCGGGAAATCGCTGCGCATCCGCCGGGCTGCATTGCTAGAGTTCTCCCCCGGGAAGGGCCGCGATCCCGCGCTTCGAGGTCACAATGAGCGTTAG
- a CDS encoding DUSAM domain-containing protein gives MTLQDEELDALWDHLWGLEDRINHGETLELSGRMRSLLLSAAPTVALSSADAEAALASVASATALLLEIRKRIREGSHRVNDALIRMYALQDAGDLKGARQQMQDVLAVEVVPLYREIAEGEIAKLDDLSS, from the coding sequence ATGACACTCCAGGATGAGGAGTTGGATGCGCTCTGGGATCATCTGTGGGGGCTCGAAGATCGGATCAACCACGGTGAGACGCTGGAACTCTCTGGGAGAATGCGCTCTCTCTTGCTATCTGCCGCCCCCACGGTGGCGCTCAGCAGTGCCGACGCGGAAGCGGCCCTTGCCAGTGTCGCGAGTGCCACCGCCCTTCTCCTGGAGATTCGGAAACGGATCCGCGAGGGTTCGCATCGAGTCAACGATGCGCTCATACGCATGTACGCACTCCAGGATGCCGGGGATCTCAAGGGGGCACGCCAGCAGATGCAGGACGTCCTCGCCGTCGAGGTCGTGCCGCTCTACCGGGAGATTGCCGAGGGGGAGATCGCGAAACTCGACGACCTGTCGTCGTGA
- a CDS encoding Kelch repeat-containing protein, whose amino-acid sequence MQPRLSSFAALLLLCLAACTSPPSQPTGSVQFATSTQQALSASDITRVKVTVSAADMSSLVVELAKSNGSWGGLIGNIPAGTDRSFLAEAFDSSHTQRFQGQTSGVTLSAHQTTAVAITLQEMALPPPYANEAPVIDSLVASSTSVQTGSSLSLTTTVHDPNAGDTLSLAWTASGGTFSDPTAATTSWTAPSSIGVQTLTFTVTDSQGAAASVSLVVNVVSGTSTGNAAVNISFNLVPVVSKVSASLNRLDVEQSTAVSANASDADGDTLSYQWAATCPGTWTHATSRSASFVPSSVPASVCNNCQLTVTVRDGRGGQNTGSLSLCITSASTHRFPPLVTNFYQSATAASPNQTISFDVTAMDPQSSSLTFAWSANTGSLATAQNTATISHIVWTAPACTQAGITPTVTATVTNAFGLSASQAFSLSSLNACVASWATAGTLVPGRQGHTSTLLPSGKVLITGGYNGGYLASAALYDPATGTWSATGSMAAARSGPTATLLNNGKVLIAGGYPGGAATAELYDPTTGTWSATGSMPSGRGSHTATLLPNGKVLVAGGWTTGPLTTAALYDPASGTWNATGSLASARDLHTATLLPNGKVLVAGGSTNVNATATLATAEVYDPASGTWSTTASLATARNHHTATLLPHGKVLVAGGSTGSSSLASAEVYDPAMGTWSAAASMASPRSGPTATLLNHGTVLISGGYNGGYPAAAEMYDPGSGTWSATASMASPRYFHTATLLSTGKVLVSGGTSASGHLTSAEVYTP is encoded by the coding sequence ATGCAGCCACGTCTCTCCTCATTCGCCGCCCTGCTGCTGCTCTGCCTCGCAGCCTGCACCTCTCCACCCTCTCAGCCCACCGGCTCCGTCCAATTCGCGACCTCGACCCAGCAGGCCCTCTCCGCCAGTGACATCACCCGCGTCAAGGTGACCGTCTCCGCTGCGGATATGTCTTCCCTGGTCGTGGAGTTGGCCAAGTCCAATGGTTCCTGGGGTGGCCTCATCGGCAACATTCCCGCCGGCACCGACCGCTCCTTCCTCGCCGAAGCCTTCGACTCCTCCCATACTCAGCGCTTCCAGGGACAGACTTCTGGCGTCACCCTCTCCGCCCACCAGACCACCGCTGTCGCCATCACCCTCCAGGAGATGGCTCTCCCTCCCCCCTACGCCAATGAGGCTCCCGTCATTGACTCCCTCGTGGCCTCCTCCACCTCCGTCCAGACGGGCTCCTCCCTCTCCCTGACGACCACGGTTCATGATCCCAACGCGGGCGACACCCTCAGCCTGGCGTGGACGGCCTCTGGTGGCACCTTTTCCGATCCCACAGCCGCGACGACTTCCTGGACGGCGCCTTCGTCCATCGGCGTTCAAACCCTCACCTTCACCGTGACCGACTCCCAGGGCGCTGCGGCATCTGTCTCTCTGGTAGTCAACGTCGTCTCGGGTACCTCCACCGGCAACGCCGCCGTCAACATCTCCTTCAACCTCGTCCCCGTCGTCTCCAAGGTGTCGGCCTCCCTCAACCGTCTGGACGTGGAACAATCCACCGCGGTCTCCGCGAACGCATCCGATGCGGATGGCGACACCCTCTCCTATCAATGGGCCGCCACCTGCCCAGGTACCTGGACCCACGCCACCTCCCGTTCCGCCTCCTTCGTCCCCTCCTCGGTCCCCGCCAGCGTCTGCAACAACTGCCAGCTCACCGTCACCGTCCGTGACGGACGCGGCGGGCAGAACACCGGCTCTCTGAGCCTCTGCATCACCTCCGCTTCCACCCACCGCTTCCCTCCCCTCGTCACCAACTTCTACCAGTCCGCCACCGCTGCCTCCCCGAACCAGACGATCTCCTTTGACGTCACCGCCATGGACCCGCAGTCCAGCTCGCTGACGTTCGCCTGGTCTGCCAACACGGGCTCGCTGGCCACAGCGCAGAACACCGCCACCATCAGCCACATCGTCTGGACGGCTCCGGCCTGCACTCAGGCAGGTATCACCCCGACTGTCACCGCCACCGTCACCAATGCCTTTGGCCTGTCGGCCTCCCAGGCCTTCTCCCTCTCCAGCCTGAACGCGTGCGTGGCCAGTTGGGCCACCGCGGGCACCCTGGTTCCAGGGCGACAGGGCCACACCTCCACCCTGCTCCCCTCCGGCAAGGTGCTCATCACGGGGGGATACAACGGGGGCTATCTCGCATCGGCGGCGTTGTACGACCCGGCAACGGGCACCTGGAGCGCCACCGGATCCATGGCCGCGGCTCGCTCGGGCCCCACGGCGACGCTGCTGAACAATGGCAAGGTCCTCATCGCAGGAGGCTACCCCGGTGGCGCAGCGACGGCAGAGCTCTACGACCCGACCACGGGCACCTGGAGCGCCACCGGCTCCATGCCCTCGGGTCGAGGCTCTCACACGGCGACGCTGCTGCCCAACGGCAAGGTGCTCGTCGCGGGGGGATGGACCACGGGCCCCCTGACGACGGCGGCGTTGTACGATCCGGCCTCGGGCACCTGGAACGCGACGGGCTCCCTGGCCTCGGCTCGCGACCTCCACACGGCGACGCTGCTGCCCAACGGCAAGGTGCTCGTCGCGGGGGGATCCACCAACGTGAATGCGACCGCCACCCTCGCGACGGCCGAGGTGTACGATCCAGCCTCGGGCACCTGGAGCACGACCGCCTCCCTGGCCACGGCTCGCAACCACCACACGGCGACGCTGCTGCCCCATGGCAAGGTGCTCGTCGCGGGAGGCTCCACCGGGAGCAGCTCCCTTGCGTCGGCGGAGGTGTATGACCCAGCCATGGGCACCTGGAGCGCTGCCGCCTCGATGGCCTCGCCTCGTTCCGGCCCCACGGCGACGCTGCTGAACCATGGCACCGTGCTGATCTCGGGGGGATACAATGGTGGCTACCCCGCAGCGGCGGAGATGTACGATCCGGGCTCGGGCACCTGGAGTGCTACCGCCTCCATGGCTTCGCCTCGCTACTTCCATACAGCAACGCTGCTGAGCACCGGCAAGGTCCTCGTTTCAGGAGGAACCAGCGCGAGCGGCCACCTCACCTCGGCAGAGGTGTACACGCCCTGA
- a CDS encoding methyl-accepting chemotaxis protein yields MVHRLKLFWKLALIAMLIPASISAMLIVALLGTGSLKAKYDNLYGFMLLPVMTLGQGHTEAEALSGKLRLLARAPMSPEERAARVLEVQEHDRKMRENMTFYAREWVTSMSSEFTDDLSAADRESLRKEELAAVQLFELAYAGYIPVRDRILTGASVDVELLEDALGRIDAAMDALVKLNRRIAELSNANAQSSLLWMQASLALLALLLSGVGIAVAWRLSRIIIRPISRLTRMTLRLSRGDVEILEEGEQSLALDPDTKDEIGLLLRATLDMVHSTQQMVSAAVSISHGDLTVRVQPRSPKDALGIALGQMVAQLTKIVTQVRLGSSSLASASAMLASETQGLALDAREQAAAVDENAQTLKEISASVMRNAESCHQMEDMARLGAQDAQASGQAVGQTVEAMRRISANVSLIEELAHQTNMLALNAAIEAIRAGEHGKSFNVVAGEVRRLANRSKGAAREIGELAISSMGVAEQSGRLLKDLVPAIQRTADVVHEVASSTREQSTSVELMSHAMSQVKQATGGNATSAGQLAGSAEQLAAQADSLRRLMGFFRVADGEPPRSLVENAEPPPTAEPVEPLSTAHLTQGVPGLEEALARELAGEFKAS; encoded by the coding sequence ATGGTCCATCGCTTGAAGCTGTTCTGGAAGCTGGCGCTGATCGCCATGCTCATTCCGGCGTCCATCAGTGCGATGCTGATCGTGGCCTTGCTGGGCACGGGCTCGCTGAAGGCCAAGTACGACAACCTCTACGGCTTCATGCTCCTGCCGGTCATGACGCTCGGCCAGGGCCACACCGAGGCCGAGGCGCTGTCAGGCAAGCTGCGGCTGCTGGCGCGGGCCCCCATGTCCCCGGAGGAGCGGGCGGCGCGGGTCCTCGAGGTCCAGGAGCACGACCGGAAGATGCGCGAGAACATGACGTTCTATGCGCGCGAGTGGGTCACCTCAATGAGCTCTGAGTTCACCGACGACCTCTCCGCGGCCGACCGAGAGTCGCTGCGCAAGGAAGAGCTCGCCGCGGTGCAGCTCTTCGAGCTGGCGTATGCCGGGTACATCCCGGTGCGGGACCGGATCCTCACCGGGGCTTCCGTGGACGTGGAGCTGCTGGAGGATGCGCTGGGGCGCATTGACGCGGCGATGGACGCGCTGGTGAAACTCAACCGGCGCATCGCCGAGCTGTCCAACGCGAACGCCCAGTCCTCCCTGCTGTGGATGCAGGCGTCCCTGGCGCTCCTGGCGCTCTTGCTCAGCGGGGTGGGCATCGCGGTGGCCTGGCGGCTCTCGCGCATCATCATCCGGCCCATCTCCCGGCTCACCCGGATGACGCTGCGCCTGTCCCGGGGCGATGTGGAGATCCTGGAAGAGGGCGAGCAGTCGCTGGCGCTGGACCCCGATACGAAGGACGAGATTGGCCTGCTGCTGCGGGCCACCTTGGACATGGTCCACTCCACGCAGCAGATGGTCTCCGCGGCGGTGAGCATCTCCCACGGGGACCTGACGGTGCGGGTTCAACCCCGCTCACCCAAGGACGCGTTGGGCATCGCGCTGGGCCAGATGGTGGCGCAGCTCACGAAGATCGTCACCCAGGTGCGGCTCGGCTCGTCCTCGCTGGCGTCCGCCTCGGCCATGCTGGCCTCCGAGACGCAGGGGCTGGCCCTCGATGCGCGCGAGCAGGCCGCCGCCGTGGATGAGAACGCGCAGACGCTCAAGGAGATCAGCGCCTCGGTGATGCGCAACGCCGAGAGCTGCCACCAGATGGAGGACATGGCGCGGCTGGGGGCCCAGGACGCCCAGGCCAGTGGCCAGGCGGTGGGGCAGACGGTGGAGGCCATGCGGCGCATCTCCGCCAACGTCTCGCTCATCGAGGAGCTGGCCCACCAGACGAACATGCTGGCGCTCAACGCGGCCATCGAGGCCATTCGCGCCGGCGAGCACGGCAAGAGCTTCAACGTGGTGGCGGGCGAGGTGCGTCGGCTGGCCAACCGCAGCAAGGGGGCCGCGCGGGAGATTGGCGAGCTGGCCATCTCCAGCATGGGCGTGGCGGAGCAGTCCGGGCGGCTGCTGAAAGACCTGGTGCCGGCCATTCAGCGCACGGCGGACGTGGTGCACGAGGTGGCTTCCTCGACGCGCGAGCAGTCCACGAGCGTGGAGCTGATGAGCCACGCGATGTCCCAGGTGAAGCAGGCCACGGGCGGCAACGCGACGTCCGCCGGGCAACTCGCGGGCTCGGCGGAGCAACTCGCCGCCCAGGCGGACTCCTTGCGGCGGCTCATGGGCTTCTTCCGTGTAGCGGATGGCGAGCCCCCCCGCAGCCTCGTCGAGAACGCCGAGCCTCCCCCCACGGCCGAGCCGGTCGAGCCGCTGTCCACCGCCCACCTGACGCAAGGGGTGCCAGGGCTGGAGGAAGCGCTCGCGCGCGAGCTGGCGGGCGAATTCAAGGCCTCCTGA
- a CDS encoding thioredoxin family protein — translation MPHPTTYEATQETFDALVLQPPGELVVVDFWGEGCPNCEVYAAAEPALLAELEGARMRVVKVNAYQDEELARRFGLFGIPTFLLFRDGKLLGKMSQYYGRDYWLGVIREHLPPSA, via the coding sequence ATGCCCCACCCCACCACCTACGAAGCCACCCAGGAAACCTTTGACGCGCTGGTGCTCCAGCCCCCGGGCGAACTGGTGGTGGTGGACTTCTGGGGCGAGGGCTGTCCGAACTGCGAGGTGTACGCGGCGGCCGAGCCCGCCCTGCTGGCCGAGCTGGAAGGGGCGCGCATGCGCGTGGTGAAGGTGAACGCCTACCAGGACGAGGAGCTGGCGCGGCGCTTCGGCCTCTTCGGCATTCCCACCTTCCTGCTGTTCCGGGACGGAAAGCTGCTGGGGAAGATGAGCCAGTACTACGGCCGGGACTACTGGCTCGGCGTCATCCGGGAGCACCTGCCCCCCTCGGCCTGA
- a CDS encoding tyrosine-type recombinase/integrase codes for MSVRARKWTNKAGKVEERWTVDIVFQHADGREERVTKVSPVQTRRGAEQYERELRNALLNGTFGKEKKNEARVTLAEFAARFLTYSENNNKYSSVITKQQILKDHILPFFGEMALASIGPAEIEDFKALMRKKKSAARARKEDPTQAAILKRAEVEPKPLSFKTINNVLCALSKLLNLAEEQRVIRQAPRVKLFGKLPKPKFDFLTFAEVERLIDATEPEWRTLILVALKTGLRQGELIGLQWADLDLSRGMMTVRRSVWRGVTDVPKGGRERAVELPSSAVDALKAHRHLRGRFVFCQDDGQPLTAGKMERPLRRALKRADIDREEGRIGWHDLRHTYGSHLAMKGVPLKVIQELMGHGTIDMTMRYAHLSPDTRRDAVAVLDAPLAPARNTDATRVEGATNHP; via the coding sequence ATGAGCGTTAGAGCGCGGAAGTGGACGAACAAGGCCGGGAAGGTCGAGGAGCGCTGGACAGTGGACATCGTGTTTCAGCACGCAGACGGACGGGAAGAGCGGGTGACGAAGGTGTCGCCTGTTCAGACCCGTCGTGGTGCTGAGCAATACGAGCGCGAGCTGCGCAATGCTCTCCTGAACGGGACTTTCGGAAAGGAGAAGAAGAACGAGGCGCGCGTCACGTTGGCGGAATTCGCCGCGCGGTTCCTCACCTACAGCGAGAACAACAACAAATATTCGAGTGTCATCACCAAGCAGCAGATCTTGAAGGACCACATTCTGCCGTTCTTCGGTGAAATGGCGCTTGCGAGTATCGGCCCGGCTGAGATCGAAGACTTCAAAGCGCTTATGCGTAAGAAGAAGTCTGCGGCTCGGGCCCGGAAGGAAGACCCCACGCAGGCCGCCATCCTCAAGCGGGCGGAAGTCGAGCCGAAGCCCCTGAGCTTCAAGACCATCAACAACGTTCTATGCGCGTTGAGCAAGTTGTTGAACCTCGCTGAAGAGCAACGGGTCATCCGGCAGGCTCCGCGCGTGAAGCTCTTCGGAAAGCTCCCCAAGCCCAAGTTTGACTTCCTCACCTTCGCGGAGGTCGAGCGGCTGATCGACGCGACTGAGCCAGAATGGCGAACGCTGATACTCGTGGCGCTCAAGACGGGCCTGCGACAGGGGGAACTGATTGGGCTCCAGTGGGCTGATCTTGACCTGTCACGCGGCATGATGACCGTGCGTCGGTCGGTCTGGCGCGGGGTTACGGACGTGCCCAAGGGTGGACGCGAGCGGGCGGTCGAGCTGCCTAGCTCGGCGGTGGATGCTCTCAAGGCACACCGGCACCTCCGGGGCCGCTTCGTCTTCTGTCAGGACGACGGTCAGCCGCTCACGGCGGGCAAGATGGAACGACCGCTGCGCCGCGCTCTCAAGCGGGCGGACATTGACCGGGAGGAGGGGCGGATCGGCTGGCACGACCTGCGCCACACCTACGGCAGCCACCTCGCAATGAAGGGCGTCCCGCTCAAGGTCATTCAGGAGCTGATGGGGCACGGCACGATCGACATGACGATGCGCTACGCTCACCTGAGCCCCGACACGCGGCGAGATGCGGTCGCGGTGCTCGACGCGCCCCTTGCACCGGCACGCAACACTGACGCAACACGGGTGGAAGGGGCTACTAACCACCCGTAA